In Gossypium raimondii isolate GPD5lz chromosome 12, ASM2569854v1, whole genome shotgun sequence, a single window of DNA contains:
- the LOC105763097 gene encoding uncharacterized protein LOC105763097: protein MAVSATVIGALLGLGTQMYSNALRKLPYMRHPWEHLLGMGLGAVFVNQLVNWDAQLQRDLDNMLEKAKAANERRYFDGDDD from the exons atGGCAGTGAGTGCAACGGTGATCGGAGCACTGCTGGGACTGGGCACCCAAATGTACTCCAACGCTCTCCGCAAGCTCCCTTATATGCGAC ATCCGTGGGAGCACCTGTTGGGGATGGGTCTGGGAGCCGTGTTCGTTAACCAGCTTGTGAATTGGGACGCTCAGCTCCAACGGGACCTTGACAATATGCTCGAAAAGGCCAAGGCTGCCAACGAGCGCCGCTACTTTG ATGGAGATGATGATTAA